The genomic region AAGCAGCATGTCCAGTTTCCAAAGTATTTGGGAAAATGAGAAGGTAAATTAATAATCCTATTAAACCCCATGGTCAGGATTTAGTCACTGAAGAATCTCATTCAAGAtgtaaaaccagacaaaaatcCAGCCAAATGAAAAACCTGTGACCTaactttatttcaaaattaagcTTAGACATAATTGACTAGAATCTATGATCTGTGTATCCTAAAGTACAGATCAGCTGTTTTCATGTCCACTTATTTCAGTGAAGTTCATTTGAGACATGAGAAAACCCAGCTTTCAAAGTAGTCCCCTATGCAGCAATTTCAGCTCTGGATTTTGACACAGTACCTGGGGAGGGGAGTGGCAAAGCCTGGCTCCCTCCTGACAGATTAATTCTGCTTCTTAAATTAAaccataaaataaaactattttttaaaaaaatataaaatcaaaggCAGACTGAAAGGATAAGTTAGCAAAACCTTAGTATTTCAAACTGACTGACATGTCATTTATGGTAAAGCTAAGTGACCaaactattttttgtttttacatttgaAAGTTTGTCTCTAGTTTTGTTTACAAAAACTGAAGAAGGAAGACAAAGATCTAAGCAtgtgtcaaaggctttgttACCTGTACAAACAGAATGAGTCTCATTTCTCAAGGTACTGAAGTAACCATCAGAACAGTCCAGACAAAAATCTCCTGTATATTCCTTGTTACAGCTACATGAACCATCTCCACCTCGGGTACCATCACCATCACAGTGGCCATTTCCATGGCAAGGTCTTTCTGATCCACCACGACAAGctaaaaaggatgaaaaatactaaaaatcaGATGTCAAAGGAAGCAACTTCATATATGCAGCCACAAGCACCTCCCTGTTCATAGACAGcaaaatgaccaaaaaaaaaaaaaaaaaaccaaacaaaaaacccacactaaACCAGAATATTATTTCCATAATCTTGTTTCTCTTGGAAGCAACCAAAAGGCTTGCAACAAGCAATGATCAGTAATATATTCAATTGTAAGAGAAACTCAAAACCATCTCCAGAAAATTCAGTTATAAATTTAATTCTGGATGAAGACAATGGCTTATATATTTTCCTAGCTTCCTGGCTAAAGTTGGTATCTTTCTTTATTCTAGATTTCTGACAATGCTTATACTGCACTTAGAAAAACCTACTACTACTAACTATTTAGATAATGGAAATGGCACTTATTTTTTAACAATATAAGAGGCCAAAGCTGATCTCTAACAAGGTCCAAGGTTTCAGAAAGCTTTATAAACTGTTACACAAACTTCAGGGAGCAAATACCTCCTCTGTCATTTTTGCATCAAAGGCTTTCAGAAAGCTTTATAAACTGTTACACAAACTTCAGGGAGCAAATACCTCCTCTGTCATTTTTGCATCAAAGGCTTAGCTTCCAGCCAGTTGTCTCCcacttatttttattcagtttctCCCACTGCCTTTTTAACTAATCCTCAGTTATGAACTTCTTCATTTAATCCCCAACAGTGTTTTGGGCAGTTTACTCTTGAAACTGGTCAAGGTCTGCTGTCTACACAGCTTCTGAAAGAACACCTAAACAACAGGCTTGATGTCATGGAGAACCTTTAAGCACGGGTCAGGTGTGGATGTGAGAGCATCAGATCAGAGAGATTCTGCACATGTAAGTACTATTCATGCCCAGAAGACAGAATAACCACAAAGCAGCTCCCTAACTATCAGACAGCAGGCAGGTACATACCACACAGCAGCTGGTGTCTCACACAAAATATCATACTTGTCCATGTTATGAAAGACTGAAACAAGCAGGTAAAAACAACATACCTGCTactgcatttttcaaaataaaaattaccaaGACAATCTGGTCCATAAGTTCCAGCCGGACAGCAAACTTCTATTGTTTCTATGCAAAACCACTTAAACAAATCAGGATACTTCTTCTTTCTGCATATGAAAGACATTCATTTATCAATAAAAAGAACAATGATTCTTTAAAAGCCAACTTGCACAACTGAACCTGCACAAAGCAGTAGAGAATTCTATTGCTTATGACAAattagaaatctttttttcctttttggaagaTGATCTTATTTCAGGAACCAATATCTAGAAGTCCTCCAACTTGAGATTAATTTACCTTTTCAACTACAATACCATTAAAAGACTAAACTCAAGCTACATAGGTTTTATTTAGTTATATATagtttaataatatttatttatttatattagtAACTTCTTTCAAAGCTATTATGTTGACCATACTGACCCCAAGGCTCAggtcatgaaaaataaatttactgaGTATCACATGTAATGTACAACTTGTGAGAAAAGATGTAAGGTATTCATGGTCAAGGAATCCCTCTTTGAAAACTACCACAGAAACTGAGTGCATTTGGGTATCACAGGTTAGACCAGAGGGTAAAGTTAGTAAATTGCACTCAAAAAGTCTATTGAAtacaaaaattttcaaaaaaactaATGTATTGTATGAATGGCTTTATTTTAGCAAGTCTGCTTTGTCAAATTCTCTACTTTGAGAtccctttctttctgttctgaaaatttAGAGCCTGGCTTGCATAGTTCACCTTTCTGGAAGGCATGATCTGTGAGGTGCAGCTAAGGACTTTGGGTTTGTCTGGTCTGCAGAAGACTGAGGGGGTGACCTCATGGCTCTCTACAGCTtgcagaggagggaagggggagacaGAGGTGTGGATCTCTTCTCTCTGGTATCCAGTGATGGGATGCATGGGAATGCATCAAAGatgcaccagggaaggtttagactggacaCTAGAAGTATTTCTTTACTAAGAGgatggtaagacactggaacaggtttcctaGAGTGGTGGTCAACACCCCAAGCCTGACagtgtttaagaggcatttgaACAACACTCTTAACaacatgctttaactttttGTCATCCCTGAACTGGTCAGACAGTTGGACCAGGTCGGTTTAGATCCATATCAACTGACACAGTCTATGCTATACTATTGTATTCCCTTCAATGGGCCTGTTAATGTATAGACAATCCTGTTTAGCTAGGCAAAAGGATAAAGCAATAAAGCAGTCATTAAGAGCAAAGTGGGATAACAAAATCCTTATCCAATTAAGAAGCATTATAATGGCAGTTCACCCTATTGGATTCTAGGTGAGTAGGAGTGCCAACAGTCTACAGTAGTAAAAAATACGCAGAAGTACCCTGATTTGGAATTAAAAACTAAAGATCTTGTGAGATTTAAATGCTACACTTTGCACCAATTAGATTTTATAATGGTATATGAAAAGCTTAGTTATAATAGAAATCACAGGCTAGCTTAGAAGGCAGACAGAAAAGTCAGCTGCTACATTACCATTCCTAGAATCAACTATTTTTTGcttatcagaagaaaataatgtttcagggggaaaatgtaaacaaacaaaaactctGCCAGAACCAGAGTCCCTTGTAATTTTatgacaaagaaaacagaaaatgtactTATACAAAAAACTTATACAaagatctcaaaaaaaaaattaattcttacaGTTTGAACCACCATTTCTCTATATGTTCTTCATGCTCTTCTACCATGTTGTTACATTCGAAGTTACTACTGTCACACAGATTCTCTGTGATCTCTACAAGACGAATTTCACTacaagcagagaaggaaaattgtGAGATTAAATTAAACATGAGATGCCATTCAAGACATTATAAACTAGACTTCAACCTTGAATACTTTAACAGCTTATGGCTTGTTCTAAATTAAttctaaaacaaagaaaacattagaATAAAGAACTAAGGAATATTATACCAACCAAAAAATTAGAAGGATGAGCACAAGGATGCCTTTGGCTTGCTTGCATTTATTACATGTGCAGATTGCACCATGGTAGACTTTTACCTTCCCAGTAAGTTTTGAGTGCAGCATTGTTCTCCTAAGTTCAACtataaatttcttttattgttaatttttgATGCAACCCTACAGTAACTGAGGTTCAAAAATCCAACTAAGATTAAAACGTGAATTTGAAATTTGTAAGATTGATATCAGATCACTTTACTCAGTAAACCAAATGTATATACAAGAAAGTAATCTGCAcctcttctcattttctctttggcACTATGATGGTGACAACTCAAGGGAGGAGATACTGCTTTAATTCTCAAACAAGTATTGCTTCACTCCACACCTTTTATGACTATGGATTAACTAGTGaccattttttaatattattatttaacttctgttgttttcagaaacaagaGAAATAAAGACATTAATAACTGGTTACAGTCTTTACCATAACCCTTATTTTACAATGTAATGTTATACTTTAATCAATAAGAATTTAAGGCTTGGACACATGAAACTTTAACTGCAGCATTCAATATTTAAGTTCCAGACAAACACTGGTACAATGAAATTACACACAGTGGACACGAAATTCAGATGAATGAGAAGTACTGAGACAGCTTACCTGGACTCATACTTTGCCAGTGTCTTTTCTTCCCATGCAGTGTTTCCACCACCGAAGTTCTTTTTAGCTGTATCTGCTAACCCCTACAAATGAAAAGTACCAAAACAATATAAGTTACACAGGGCTTGTTACTAACAAAAATTAAGGGCTATAGTAAAAGTTTATAAGAAAACTGTGAAAAGCACCATGCAGAAACTTCAGTAGAGGTCTGAAAATGCTGACCCAATTGCTAAATGAAAGAAACTGCTAATAACAACATTAAAAGTGATAAACTAAGTCACGTTATGCTATAACCTACAATTTCCATAACGCACAAACAAGCTCGTTACAGTCTTTATTTGCATCCAAAAAACCTAGATGTATAAAACTGCATACCATTCTTTAAGTTCTCAAAAACGTTCTTAGTGAGTTGAACGGGACCTCTTCTTTATAGTTTTGATAGTACTTAGCCCAGTCTTCACCACGTTGTAACCCAAGCCCAGGCATACAGCAGGATAATTCACTGATATGCACAACTTCCCCAATCCCGTCATCAAATAACATCTTACCAAAAATATCCACAGCTGGTGTTCTACCAAGCCTACAGCTGTGAATATACGTACAAAGACCATTAAGTATCAGtcacaaaacaaagcagcccCGTGCTCCGTGTGTTGAATTTACCGTGGCACAACGAAGGGAGGGATTTGGGGCGGATGCGACTCCCAGTAGCACTCCTAAGGGAACCGAGCACgctctgccagcacccccaGTCCCTTCGCACTAAAGCACCAAAATACTTCTGACAGCAAAGCTTGAGGAGCTTTGTCACCTGCCGATCCAAGCGCTACACCTGTCACCGGAGGCGGGAGCAAGCTGCTGCCGTCTGTCAGCTCGTCAGACGCTGCCTGTTCGGCGCACCCAGCTAAGGCTTTCCCGGAGCTCGGTTGAGGGGCTTCAGGGGAGAACGCCGGGCAGCCGCACAGCCGCAGACCTCCTGGCGGACCGGCACCGCTCCGCACCCCCTGCCCGGCCCGGTGACCGGGGCTGCCCCTCAGAGCGGCCTGCGCTACCCGCGCCTCAGGCCGCCCGGCAGGGCCTGGTGTCCAGCCGCTCGCCGACGGAGCCCCACCTGTCGCCCCTCACACCTCAGCGAGGCCGCCCGCCCTCTCCCGGTCTACCCCCAGCCCGGCCGCCCACCTGGTTGAACCGATCCACGATGCCGCGGCAGGTGGAGCACGCCAggcgccgccgcccgcccgccccgaaGGCGGGCGGCAGTAGCACCAGCAGGGCAGCGCAGAGAGTCACGGCCAGCGGCGCCCGGCCCTGCCGGGACGCGGGGCCGAGCCCCATAGCGAGGGGAGCCCCGGTGAGAAGGAGCGGGGGCGCCCCAACCGCCACACCGCGACCGCCTCAGCGTCGGCAGAGCGCTGGCCCCGCCCCGGCCTCCGTAGCGACCGGCCCGCGAGCTCCATTCCGATTTCCGCCTCAGCTCCACGCACGCTCCGGCAGCCGGCGCTCGTTGGCGCGTGCCGGGGAGCGGAGGGCCGCGGCCCAACCGGCGCCCGCCACGCTCCGGACCAATGGGAGCGCCCCGCGTGAGCAGAGAGGCGCGCGGCCCTCCCCCGCCGCCATGATGAGAGCGGGCAGGCACGCGCTCCGGAGCGGCCTCAGCCTCCGCCGCCATTTGTATTTGGCGGCCGCGTCGCAGCCCGCCCGCTGCCGGGCGCGCGCCCTGCCCGCACCTAACATGGCTGCCGGGGGGCGGTCACGTGGGCACGCGGCTGTCTCCCCCTCTCCCGCCCGCCGCCAGCCCCCTCCTGCCGGCGCCCTCTGCGGGGCGGCCACGTGGAAGCCCGGGCGGTGAgtgcgggccgggccgggccgagccgggcCGAGCCGAGGGCGCTGCGCCCGTGGCGGCcggcgggcggggcgggaggTAACGGGGGTGTGTATAAGGGGAAGCGGGGAGGCCGGCAGCGGCCCGTTCGTTCGTCGCTGCTCGGCTGCGCCTGGACCGGAGGGCTTCCCCGGGAGCCCGCTTCCCCGCGGGGGCGCCGAGCTGCGGCTGCAGCCGCTCCGCATTGCCAGGTGGCCCCGCCGGCTCTCCGCCTCCCGGGCGCGGTGGCTGCGGCGTGGCGGGAGGGAgtggggccgggccgggccaaCGCCTCCGGAGGGGGCGCGCGAGCTGCCCGTCAGCCGGTGTCGGTCCGGCCCTTGCCGCGGGGGTGTGCGGCGGCCGGAGAAGCGGCGGGTGGTGCGGTCCCCTCATGGGGCACCGCGGGGAGCACTCAAGGACGCCCTGGGGGGAAGAAGCGTCTCCTCGACCCGAGTGCGCCGTGACGGGCGGGTCGCGGCGGCTGGGTGCTCGGCGGGCTCCGGGGTGATCGTTAGCGCTCTGCGGGGTGGCCGGCAGAGGGGGCCGGAGGAAGGAAGGCCTTGGGTCGGCGGGCTGCTCGGTGGCGTGGGGCGGCGGGGAGCTGAGGCGGGGGTGGTTGCAGTTGTTTGGGTCtgtttctttggtttattttgtggtttttaagtCCTGAGCGTTCTATGCCTTTCCCACCCGGTCCGAAGAGTGACGTTTTCTACGTAGCTTCTTTGTGCCTTCCTTGCTGGTGATCCCCCAGACACCATTTCCTACCTcaagtttctcttctttttttttggttgattggttgttgctgtgggggttttgttgttcgtgttgtttggttttgttgtcatgatttttttttgttttattttgatcCCAAACGAGGAAATGTATGTAAGAACAGCAACTGTTGTGTTACAGCAAGGGCAAGCgtagagtcttgcatctgggtaggaacaacCCCAGGGACCAGTGCAGGTTGGGGTCTGAGttcttggagagcagtgaaggggaaagggacctggaggtgctggtggacGGAAGGATGACaatgagccaacaatgtgcccttgtgcTCTAGGCAacagtggcatcctggggtgcattagaagaggGGTGGCTGGTAGGTCGAGAGAAGTTCTCacccccctctactctgccctggtgaggccacatctggaatattgtgtccagttctgggtgcctcagttcaagaagaacggggaactgcttgaaagagtccagtgcagagcctccaagatgattaagagagtggaacatctcccttatgaggaaaggctgagggaatttGGTCTCTTCAtcttgaagaagaggagaatgaggggcaaCCTCATAAATgcttataaatacataaagggagagagccaggaggatggtggcAGGCTTTTCTCAGTTAtcccaatgataggacaagaggcaacagatagaggcttgagcataggaggttccatgtaaacaccagaaaaattttttcactttgagggtaacagagcactggaacagacttcCCAGGGAGAatgtggagtctccttccctggagacattcaaaacccacatGGATGTATTCCTGCAGGACCCTCCTACAGGGaatcctgctctgccaggagggttggactcgatggtCATTTGAGGTCCATCCAAACCCCAAACTTTCTGTGGTTCTTTTCCTGcttaggaaagaagaaaaagcaacaccAGCAACTACAAGGTTTAAATCTGACCTCATTCAGAAGTTAGCTTTAGAGCAAAGCTGGAAGACCTATTGGAGCATAGGGAACAAGAACATCAAAATTGAAGATGATACAAGATAAATTTTGCTAAAGTTAGATCCAACCAAAGGGGGAGGGTCCTATGGTGGGATGCTTTTGGTGGGTTTACTTAGATGTCTCCATACGGAGCTTGTGAGGGAGTGAAATGTATTCTCTGTAGGCAGGTTTAATATGAAGTTTGGTTGCCAAATTCTAACATATCTGTACTGGAGAGTGTCTGAAAAACATAAGTGAGATAATATGACTTTTTCTTGCGAAGAGTATAATGTCCCTTATTGCAATTAATGACACTTCCACAgaaaaagtactgaaaaaagaataaacgatttttcattaaaagcgcttcatctttttttttttttttttttctcatgtaagaaaacttttattttcaccCTCTTTAATCCTAGGGATGAATTCTCTGTGTTGAAAATCTCAGCTCTTCTGTGATTCAGTCTTGAGGCAGCGTGGGAGTGTGTCAGGCGCCTATGTTGTACAAATCTGAGAAAGCTTCTTTTAATCTAGAAGTAGCTAGAAAGTTACTGATGGAtaaaactttgtattttcttgcaATATTCCTCTTACCATTactaagtatttttattaactgaaaatctggggtttttttgttctggcacttaaaaataaaagctgtaatTCTAATCATTTTGCCTTTATAtagcaaatttattttaaacatcaaGTTCAGTACTTGTCTTGATAAATTCTACTTGAATTTTGAGGTTTGTCAGCATTAATTTTCAACAGAGCAAATTATCTTGAGTCTTGGCAAGATCACTAAATTTATTAGGCTTTATCTCAGAAACCCAGGTGTTCTCTTCATGCTTTGGTTTTTTATCTTCTACCGTGTTTCCCTTCAGGGAATCTCAGAGTGTATAAAGCATATAATTATCTTCAAAATGTTTGAGAATACTGGCAAGCTTACTTTCTTCAGGCATACAAAAGGATTGAAGTCAAGAAGATAATACAGCACCTTGTGATAAACTGTGGATGGGATCTATAGCTTCACTGTCATTCTGATGATTTAGGGAGTTGGAGACTGATTATTCATATGATTATACAGAGAACAGGAGCAGGCTATGCTGAAGAGTGCTCAGAGTATAATGAACACAGTGTTTACAGGTGAAGGTAGCATCTTTTATTACACAACTGATAGggttaagaaggaaaaaattccttcttggCACTTGGGTCCTTTTACTACAATTCAAGTCCTCAAATGCTGCTTGCTGCTTCACATGACTCACAAGCTGCTGAAATGCTGGTGCTGCTGTAGGCAGCAG from Heliangelus exortis chromosome 1, bHelExo1.hap1, whole genome shotgun sequence harbors:
- the CRELD2 gene encoding protein disulfide isomerase CRELD2, translating into MGLGPASRQGRAPLAVTLCAALLVLLPPAFGAGGRRRLACSTCRGIVDRFNQGLADTAKKNFGGGNTAWEEKTLAKYESSEIRLVEITENLCDSSNFECNNMVEEHEEHIEKWWFKLKKKYPDLFKWFCIETIEVCCPAGTYGPDCLACRGGSERPCHGNGHCDGDGTRGGDGSCSCNKEYTGDFCLDCSDGYFSTLRNETHSVCTACHAACKTCTGSSNKDCQDCKEGWVKNEDAACVDLDECAGSPCKDHQYCLNTDGSFSCKACDASCIGCTGEGSDNCKTCASGYIKEDEKCTDIDECNLPEKVCMKENQDCLNTSGSYKCVCSEGFEDKDGTCIQTVKTGEEVESEKNEPSPPGHDDL